A portion of the Jaculus jaculus isolate mJacJac1 chromosome 5, mJacJac1.mat.Y.cur, whole genome shotgun sequence genome contains these proteins:
- the Fndc10 gene encoding fibronectin type III domain-containing protein 10, with the protein MRAPPLLLLLLAVCAPPPGAAAAPTPPGWEPTADAPWCPYKVLPEGPEMGGGRLCFRSPARGFHCQAPGCVTLASAGDSLRAHVLRNRSVLLQWRLAPAEARRVRAFALNCSWRGTYTRFPCDRVLLGASCRDYLLPDVHDSVRYRLCLQPLSLPLRAEPARSSGTGLAAAAPEPAECVEFTAEPAAMQEIVVAMTAVGGSICVMLVVICLLVAYITENLMHPTFRRPSLRRQA; encoded by the coding sequence ATGCGCGccccgccgctgctgctgctgctgttggccGTCTGCGCGCCACCGCCCGGCGCTGCCGCTGCTCCGACGCCACCCGGCTGGGAGCCGACCGCCGACGCGCCCTGGTGCCCGTACAAGGTGCTGCCCGAGGGCCCCGAGATGGGCGGCGGGCGCCTGTGCTTCCGCAGTCCCGCGCGCGGCTTCCACTGCCAGGCGCCGGGCTGCGTGACGCTGGCTTCGGCCGGGGACTCGCTGCGCGCCCACGTCCTGCGCAACCGCAGCGTGCTGCTGCAGTGGCGCCTGGCTCCGGCCGAAGCGCGCCGCGTGCGCGCCTTCGCGCTCAACTGCTCGTGGCGCGGCACCTACACACGTTTCCCGTGCGATCGCGTGCTGCTCGGCGCCTCCTGCCGCGACTACCTGCTGCCCGACGTGCACGACAGCGTGCGCTACCGTCTGTGCCTGCAGCCGCTGTCGCTGCCGCTGCGCGCCGAACCCGCCCGCAGCAGCGGCACGGGCCTCGCCGCCGCCGCTCCGGAGCCCGCTGAATGCGTGGAATTCACCGCCGAGCCGGCCGCTATGCAGGAGATCGTGGTGGCCATGACGGCAGTGGGCGGTTCCATCTGTGTCATGCTGGTGGTCATCTGCCTGTTGGTGGCCTACATCACCGAGAACCTCATGCACCCGACCTTCAGGCGGCCCAGCCTGCGCAGGCAGGCCTGA